The following nucleotide sequence is from Chloracidobacterium validum.
ATCGCGCCTAGCTCCATGATCAGCAAGCGGAGGAAATCCTTGTCTTCAACCAAACGCGCCAGCCGTTCGAGACGCTGGCGATACTCGCCAACCAGAAAGCGGGTCAGTTTTTCACCGAGTTCCGGCTGGAAGTGAGCAATGCGCTGACTCTGCTCGAAGGCCAGGAGCAGCTCCATGTCGTTGATGAGTGAGATGAGGAGTTCGCCGGCGATGGTATCTGTATCAGGAGCCGGCGGCAGTGGCTCGTGGTTTCCCATAGACATCACACAGGGGGCTTTTACACAGGCGGCTTTTCGACCAGGTGGCTGCTGTTCAGCGCGTGGCAGTTATTTGGATTTGATGACCGTCCAATAGTAGTCGTATCGCGGTAAAATTGCACCGACATCTTCAATGACCGTGCACTTTTGAAGAAGATGCTCCGGCGGGAAAACATAGGGATTTTCAGCCCAAGTGGGCGGTAACAGCGCCCGCGCTGTCCGATTGGGGGTGCCATAGCCGGTGACTTGAACGATTTCCGCCGAGGCCTGGGGTTCGAGAATGTAATCCATGAACCGCTCGGCCAGTTCCGGGTGCGCTGCATTGGCCGGGATGGCCAGGCAATCCACGGCCCGCGTGCCACCTTCCCTGGGCACCACAAAGGCGATGTTCGGGTTCTGCCGCGCTGCTTTGGCAATCTGACCGTTGAAGCCCTGAACCAACCAAGCTTCGCCGTTGAGCAAGAGTTGCTCGAACGTCGCGCTGTCGTAGGTCAAAACCAGTGATTTCTGGGCGGTGAGGTCAGCGGCCGCCTGCTGAAGCTCCGCTTCGTCACGGCTATTGGGGGAGGCTCCCCGCCGGCGCAAAGCCGCGCCAAAGCATTCCCGAATATCATCGAGCATGGCGATGCGCCCGCGGTACCGCGCATCCCAGAGGGCATCCCAGCTTGCCACGGGTTCGCTGACTTTGTCGCGGCGGTAACCAATCCCCGTGATGACGAAGGTGTACGGGACGGTGTAGCGATTTTCAGGGTCATAGGATGCGCCAAGAAAGGCTGGATCGAGATGGTGCCAGTTGGTCAGTCGTGACCGGTCAATCGGTCGGAGCAGTCCCTCGCGCACCAGGATGCCAACCAAGTAATCACTCGGCGCAATGAGGTCATACCGCGCCACGCCGGTCTGCAACTTGGCAAGCAAGGCTTCGTTGGAATCGTAGGTCTCAACCACCACGCGGCAGCGATAGCGTTGTTCAAAGTCGCGGAGCAGCCGTTCGGATGTGTAGTTTGACCAAATGTAGATATGAAGCGTCGTCTCACTTGCCATGTGGGGAGGTGGTCCCAGGGCAACGGCCGTTAGTCCCAGAAAGCCGGCCCCCACACTGAGCCGTCCCCAGCGCGGCAGTCGCCGGAGGCGTTGCGCAACCTGGGCTAAACCAACCAACACGACTGTGGATATCAGCAACAGGCTGGTCGCCGCATTGATTTCAGGCGAAACGCCCGTCTTCATTTTTGAGTAGAGCAGCACCGGGAACGTCGTCACACCGTCGCCTGACACCAGGCTGGTTATGACGCAATCGTCAAGCGAGAGGGCAAAACAGAGCAGTCCACTGCCGGTCAGCGCCGGCGCCAGCCACGGGAGGGTCACGTTCCAAAATGCGGCGACTGGCGTTGCGCCTAGGTCGCGGGCGGCCTCCAGCCATCGCTCATCAAAGCTGGCCAGTCGCGCCCGGACAATGAACACCACATACGAAGTGCAAAATGCCACGTGCGCCAGTAAGACCGACCAGAAGCCCAGCGCCAGTCCCACCTGGGCAAACAGGGCCACCGACGCAAAACCAATGACAACCTCCGGCAGGAGTACCGGCAGATAAAATAAACGCTCCAGCCACGATTGCCCAGGAAGGCGATGCTTGCCCAGCGCCAGCCCGGCCAGTGTGCCTATAACCAACGCCGTTACCGTGGTGGCGAGGGCGACTCGTAAGCTGGTTTGAATGGCGGTGAGCAGGGACGGATTGGAAGCCGCCTTGACATACCACGCGCCAACGAACCCAGCCTTGAAATCAGCCGTCGGCTGTGCCGTCAGCGATACCCAAATGAGGGTCAGCAGTGGCGCGTAAAGGTAGATATAAACCAGACTGGTCAGCGTGACGAGCTTCCATGGCGCACGCGCGCGCCCTGTCCAGTCCGGCATCCCTACCCCTACTCCTCAGGTCGTTCCGGCAGGACGCTCGGCGGCCGAAGGGCCGAGGTAGTCGGTTGGTTCTCGATGACCCCAATCTTTTCCAGCAACTTGCGTTTCACCATGGCATCATAGATTTTCCACTTTGAACGCATGAAGTCCTCGTCATACGTGCCCGACAAAAAGCCGATGGGGATTTCAAAGCCACCCGCTTCGTGCTTGCCGCCGCCGTAGTAGTGTCCCGCCGTATCTCGCCCAAGGGCGGATTTCAGAAACTGGTCAGGGTTGAGCGTGACTTTCGAGGTTCGGAGGCTGCCGATAATGACTTCGCGTTCGCCTTCCTTGGTGATGATGCCATACACCACGGCCGTGTGGATGTTTTCCTCGGTCAAGAGGAAGTCGGCCGCCTGGGGAATGGCATCCCGGTCTTCGTAGCGCACGTAGCCAACGCCGGCAATGCTGTAATTGTCTCGAACAATCCGCTTTTCAAGCGCCAAGTTGATGATGTCAATGGCGCGTTTTGACCGCTTGACGTTGAGGATTTCGTTGAGCAGCGTTGGGTCTATAAACTGCGACAAGTAACCAGCCGACTGGAAGTCGCTTTCCCGCGCCCGAATCATCCCATTGGTTTCCGTGCGGATGGCGTGCATAAGCGCGGTTGCCAGCCGGACGTGCTGTGGATTGGACTTCTCAAGTGGGAAAGCATCGCGCAGGTATTCAGCGTAAATCGTTGCCGTCGCGCCAACCTTGCGAATATCGGTGAAAACCGCCTCAATCAATCCCTGTCGCTCGTGGTGATCGACGATGACCAGTGGTTTGACACCGGCCTCCCGCAGCTTGCTGGTCAGGGTGGTGGTTGTCCCCTGGTTGTCAATGAAAATACTGGCTTGGTATTGGCTCAGATCAATGGTCGGGTCGTAGTGCAGCAACTCGATTTGCAGCAGTTGTACCAGCGCAAGGTTTTCCTGGTGACTAATAAACCCGTCATAGACGATGTCCACCGTGATGTTGAAGTTGGAGGCAATCATCTGGTGGGCCAGCGCCGAGGCAATGGCGTCCGGGTCGGGGAAGTTCTGAATGGCGACGATGTGCCGCTCACCCCGATGGGCGTCGAGCGTTGCCTTCAGCTCCACCACGGGCCGGCTGTCGGGCACGAGACGACCGTCTGGGCTGCTACCTAATCCGTTCGTGTGCTCTTTGGCTTCGCGCTGCGCGACCGTGGATTCAGCGACCGACACGGTGGGCATGCCGGTCATTGAACCCTCGGCCGGTGTCCCTTTGTCAAGTGCAGTTTTGTCGCGTCCAGCCGCGGCGCTTTTCTCGCGTGACATAATTCAAGAACCTTTCAAAGTCCTGCCGAGTCATTGATTTTTACCGACTCGCGGCCAGAAGTATAACGCACCCACTGCCCCCTGGCGCATGGCCTCGCAGCAGGTAGGGTCGTCGTGGGTTATCCGTGCTGAACCGGCGCGCTGGGCTCCATAACGCCCTGAACCGTTTCGGCGATGAGGTTGTCAACGACGGCGTGTAAATCACCATTCGTTTCGTTGAAGATGCGGATTTGCCGGTCGGCGCTGGTGCCTTCCTTGAGTATGGTGTGAACGTAGTCAAGTTCAGCCCGACTCCCCAAGCCGTCAACGACATCATCCACGAACTCAAGGAGTTCCAGAATAAGATCGCGCACAGGAACTTCAGCCTGCTTGCCGAGGTCGAGGAGCTTGCCGTCCAGCCCATAGCGAACCGCCCGCCACTTGTTTTCTTCGATCAGCATGCGCCGATAGAGCCGGAAGCCCATATTCTGGCGCAGGAGCTTGTAGAGCTTGGCGACGACTGCCTGAAAAAGGGCGGCAATCGCAATGACTTCATCCACCTTGGAGGGAAGGTCACAAATGCGAAACTCGAGCGTGGGGAAGACTGGATGCGGGCGCAAGTCCCACCAAATCTTTTTGCCGTTGTCAATACATCCAGTTTTGACGAGGAGCTTGACGTAGTTGTCGAATTCACTCGCTGAACCAAAGTAATCTGGAATACCTGTCCGGGGAAACTGCTTGAAGACTTCGGAGCGGTACGACTTCAACCCCGTGTTGCGGCCGATCCAAAAGGGCGAACTGGTCGTGAGCGCGAGGATGTGGGGCAGGAAGTAACGGGCGGCATTCATGATGTGGATGGCATCATCGCGGCTTTCAATACCCACGTGAACATGGAGGCCATAGATGGACAGCGCGCGTGCCAACTGCTGCATTTCCTCGATGAGCTGAAAGTAGCGTTCATTTGGCGTGATTTCCTGGTCTTTCCAGTGCGAAAAAGGGTGGGTTGACGCCGCCACGATCCGAAGGTCTTTTTTCTGCGCCAAGGTGGCGACCGTGCGCCGCAGTTTGACGACATCGGCGCGGGCTTCCTGAATGTTGCGACAAATGCCGGTTCCGACTTCCACCATGGACTGGTGCATTTCAGGCTTGAGCTGCTCCCCCAACAGCATCATGCCCTCGTCTAGGATTTCGGCCACCCGTGAGCGAAGTTCCCGTGTGTTGGGGTCAACGATCTGGAACTCTTCTTCAATACCCAGTGTGAACTCTTGAGCCATAGATGTCCTCTGACAAAACAAACTAGCGAAAATGTGAACCGACAGCGGGAACGCCAGATTCAGAAAAAAGCCAACCTCACGCTTTGAGGACGAACGTCGGCACCATGCCGCCGCCCGAGGTGACATTGCAGAGCGCCGTGCTCGACAGCCGGGTAAACGCGCCGCCGACCTTGCCGTGAAACAACAGTGGGTCGAGGTCCACGAGTTGTTCGATGAAGGTGATGTCACCCTCCGGCGTGAAGTGCGGGAACACCTCGTGAGCCGTCGGCACTTTTTCCTGCACCAGGCAATCACCGGCAAGGCCGTCGGCAATCGCCGCGTCCCATTCGGCCGGCGTTGCCTCCCACCCGACAACAACCCCCTTGCCGCCATATTCATCGTTCGGCTTGATGACCAGCCGTGACTGGTTGGCGCGGATAAAGTCCAGAAGGGCGATTGGTTCGCCGGCATAGGTCGTCGGTCCGTCAGCCAGCCGCCGCGTCCAGGGGATATGCGCTCGAATGGCCGCGTGCTGCTCTGGCGTAAACAGCGATGCGTAACGCTCATCGGTGAGGATGCCAAAAAACATCTTCTTGTGGACGAACTTCGTACGGAACCCGTTGACGACGCAGACGGCACGGTCGCGGTAAGCATTCACCAGCGCCCTGCACTCGTCTGGGCGTTCGAGGATGTCGTTGGTCAACACGCGCCGGTAAACCAAGTCGATGGCAAAGTCGCCCTGCCGCAACTTGCCGTTGTGATAGTCCAGCTTTTCAGGCGGGGCAATGATGCATTCAAAGCCTTCGTCATGGAAGTAGGCCTGGAACTGCTCAAACTCGCACTGCGTTGGGAGGCCTTCCCAGTCCACGATGGCGATCCGGGGCTTGTCCGAGCCGTTGCTCCACTCCCGATAAGCGGTCAGGAGCGTTTCCAGAAGCAAGTGCCGGGCATAGAGCGGCGTCACCGGATACGTTGCGGTAAACTGCTGCATGACTGGCAGTTCCATGAAAATGCGGGCCATGACTTCGCAATAGGAGATCCCGGCCGGATTTTCGGCGTTGAGTTCAACGAAAGAAAACGTGTCTTCGGTGAGAAACGAGTCGAGCCGCGACGTAATGGAGATGCCCGTGTAGCCTGGCTCGATTTCGATCAGGCGGGCTTCGCCATCCGTGATGCCCAAGTCGTCGTACATCCGGCGGTCGGTGAGCGCCGCGCGCCCGACTGTCTCGACGCATTCCCAAATGCGAGCGCACTCCGCGCAGAGGTAACGCCAGCGTTCGGCTGTGACGAAGTGTGGGCGAAGGTAAGGGGAGAGCGGCCGCCCACCGAAAATCATTTTTTCTTCGGCGCTGCGCGCGGCCAGAAAATCGCGCGCTTCCGTCAATGTGGTGGGCGAGGCCTGAAGCAGCGCATCATAGTGCGCCGTGGCGGCTTTCAAGTAAGGGTGGCTTTCCATGGCTTCTCCGGGAAAGGGCGCTGGTCTAGCGCGGGCTGGTCTCGGCGCGTTCAGCAAGAAGTTCTTGCCACCGGAAGCTATGCGTCCGTTCGTGCGGGCGACCGGTTTGCGCGAAGCGAATGAGCATCTGGCTGACGGTCGAGACCATCCACTCGAAGTTGACCGGACCGACCGAGAATGAATCAGCGTCCGGGGCCGGGTTCATGAAGTCAATGGCGTAGGGGATGCCATCCCGAATGGCGAACTCAATGGTATTGATGTCATAGCCAAGCGCCTCACACAACAGGCGACACTCCCGCACGATGCGCGCATGCAGGTCGGGTTCAAGGTAGTCCTCTGGGGTAATGTCGAGGTACTGCGTGGGATACGGGCGCGCCGGATCGTAGGGCATGATCAGCACATGCTGCTTGCCAATACAATAGCACCGCACGTAACGGTCAAACTTCACGAACTCCTGAAGCGTCATGCAGAGCTGCCCGGTTCGGTCATAGACCTGAATCAGCTCGTCAAGTGAGTTGATCCGATAGACATCCCGCCAGCCGCCGCCATCATGTGGCTTGAGGATGGCCGGCAAGCCGACATAATCCACAATGGACTGCCAGTCGAGCGGAAACTGGAGGTTGCGGAGCGACTGGGACGTAATGCGCTCCATGTATTCCTTCTGCGGGAGCAGGGCCGTCTTGGGAATCGCCACGCCCAGTTTGTCGGCCATGGCGTAGTTGAAAAACTTGTCGTCAGCCGACCACCAGAACGGGTTGTTGACAATGATGGTCCCTGACAGGTAGGCGTTTTTCAGGTACGCCCGATAGAACGGAATCTCGTGGGAAATACGGTCAATGATAACCGCATAGGGACAGGGCGCATCCATTTGGACGCCGCCAATGGTGACATACTCAGCCGTAACGCCGGTTTCATTCGACTGCATGTTGATGCGCTCGATGAGCGCTGGTGGGAAGGTGTTTTCGCGTCCAACCAAAACGCCAACTTTTTTCATACGTATTGACGAATCCTTTAGAGTTTGGCCGCCAACGACCTCTCGTCGTTTGTTCAGCCGCCGCGAGATGAACTTGGATGGTGAAACGGTGCGATGCGCTCGCGCCGTTGTCAAGCGCTAGCGCGCAAGTCGCGGCTTGCGGCTATGGACGGTCGCCCTTTAGGATGACCAACTACGAAAGCTTCCTGGTTTGGATTTGAAGGGAACGGCTCGGATTTCAAGGAAATCATAAAAAACAGCATGAACCTAACGCCTGCTGAAATTGCAGCTTCAGTTGTTGAGCGCGCGCGCCGGCTAGGGGCGACGGCGGCAGAAGTCCTGCTGCGTGAGAGCGTCGAATTCTCGGCTTCGGTGCGCTTGGGTGAGGTTGAAACCGTCAAGGAAGCTGCCAGCCGTGGCTTGGGGCTGCGGGTGTTGCTCGACGGACGGCAGGCCTCGGTTTCCACCTCCGATTTGTCACCGACCGCCTTGGATGAGTTGGCGGAGACGGCGCTGGCGCTGGCGCGGGCCACCTCGGTGGATGATACGGCTGGTATTCCAGACCCATCTGACCTGGCCACCGAAACGCCCGATCTGGACCTCTACGACGCCGCCATCTTGGCGTTGTCATCCGACGAAAAAATTCGCCTGGCGCTGACTGCCGAGGAAGCGGCCCGCGCCTATGATGCGCGGGTCGTCAACTTCGAGGGCGGCGGCGTGGACAGTGGCGCCGGCCACACCGTACTGGTAAACTCGCTGGGGTTCGTGGGCGAATACCGCAGCGCATCGCTGTCGCTGGCAACCGTTCCAGTCGCGCGCGACGCTGACGGACGGCTGCAACGGGACTACTGGTACGACACACGACGCAAGGTCGCGGCGCTTGAAAGCCCAACGAGTATTGGTCGCCGCGCGGCCGAACGCGCGATTCGCAAGCTGGGTGCGCGCCGTGTCCCGACCCAACGGTGTCCGGTCGTGTTTGCCCCGGAAGTGGCGGCAAGTCTGGTCGGCCACATCTTTGGGGCGGTTTCCGGGGATGCCATTTTTCGCAAGGCATCGTTTTTGGTTGGCAAGCTCGGTGAAACGATAGCTTCGCCACTCGTCACGGTGATTGATGACGGACGCCTGCCGCAGGGCCTCGGTTCGCGTCCGTTTGACGGCGAGGGCGTGCCGACGCGCCAGACCGTCGTGATTCGGGCCGGAACGTTGGAAAGCTACCTGCACAACACCTACACGGCGCGCAAGCTCGGCGAGCGCACAACCGGCAATGCGTCCCGCGGTTTGACCGGAGCGCCCACGGTCGGAGCCAACAACATGTATCTCGTCGCCGGCCCACACCCACCGGAAGCCATCCTCGCCTCGGTCAAAAACGGCTTCTATGTCACCGAACTCATCGGCTTTGGGGTCAATGGTGTCACGGGTGACTATTCCCGCGGCGCGGCCGGGCAGTGGATTCAAGACGGTGAACTTGCCTTTCCGGTCGAAGAAGTCACCATTGCGGGCAACCTGCTGACCATGCTCAAACAAATCGAAATGGTTGGGAACGACCTCGATTTTCGCGGGCGCATGGCAGCGCCGACGCTCAAGATTGGCGAACTGATGATCAGTGGTGACTAACGTCTCGAAAAGACCACCGACTAAAACCTGAAAGGAAAGACAAATCAATGCCTTGCGCAAAAACATTTCTCGCGATGTTGCTGGGGTTTGGGCTGAGCTTTTTCCCAGGGGCATCGCATCCATCGGCCGCAGGGCCGGTCCAGGGCAACATGCTCTGCACCGGCACCGAAAAGCTGATCTTCGGGGCGACGACAACGAGCGGAAAGATGG
It contains:
- a CDS encoding extracellular solute-binding protein, which codes for MPDWTGRARAPWKLVTLTSLVYIYLYAPLLTLIWVSLTAQPTADFKAGFVGAWYVKAASNPSLLTAIQTSLRVALATTVTALVIGTLAGLALGKHRLPGQSWLERLFYLPVLLPEVVIGFASVALFAQVGLALGFWSVLLAHVAFCTSYVVFIVRARLASFDERWLEAARDLGATPVAAFWNVTLPWLAPALTGSGLLCFALSLDDCVITSLVSGDGVTTFPVLLYSKMKTGVSPEINAATSLLLISTVVLVGLAQVAQRLRRLPRWGRLSVGAGFLGLTAVALGPPPHMASETTLHIYIWSNYTSERLLRDFEQRYRCRVVVETYDSNEALLAKLQTGVARYDLIAPSDYLVGILVREGLLRPIDRSRLTNWHHLDPAFLGASYDPENRYTVPYTFVITGIGYRRDKVSEPVASWDALWDARYRGRIAMLDDIRECFGAALRRRGASPNSRDEAELQQAAADLTAQKSLVLTYDSATFEQLLLNGEAWLVQGFNGQIAKAARQNPNIAFVVPREGGTRAVDCLAIPANAAHPELAERFMDYILEPQASAEIVQVTGYGTPNRTARALLPPTWAENPYVFPPEHLLQKCTVIEDVGAILPRYDYYWTVIKSK
- a CDS encoding DHH family phosphoesterase, producing the protein MSREKSAAAGRDKTALDKGTPAEGSMTGMPTVSVAESTVAQREAKEHTNGLGSSPDGRLVPDSRPVVELKATLDAHRGERHIVAIQNFPDPDAIASALAHQMIASNFNITVDIVYDGFISHQENLALVQLLQIELLHYDPTIDLSQYQASIFIDNQGTTTTLTSKLREAGVKPLVIVDHHERQGLIEAVFTDIRKVGATATIYAEYLRDAFPLEKSNPQHVRLATALMHAIRTETNGMIRARESDFQSAGYLSQFIDPTLLNEILNVKRSKRAIDIINLALEKRIVRDNYSIAGVGYVRYEDRDAIPQAADFLLTEENIHTAVVYGIITKEGEREVIIGSLRTSKVTLNPDQFLKSALGRDTAGHYYGGGKHEAGGFEIPIGFLSGTYDEDFMRSKWKIYDAMVKRKLLEKIGVIENQPTTSALRPPSVLPERPEE
- a CDS encoding carboxylate-amine ligase, whose translation is MAQEFTLGIEEEFQIVDPNTRELRSRVAEILDEGMMLLGEQLKPEMHQSMVEVGTGICRNIQEARADVVKLRRTVATLAQKKDLRIVAASTHPFSHWKDQEITPNERYFQLIEEMQQLARALSIYGLHVHVGIESRDDAIHIMNAARYFLPHILALTTSSPFWIGRNTGLKSYRSEVFKQFPRTGIPDYFGSASEFDNYVKLLVKTGCIDNGKKIWWDLRPHPVFPTLEFRICDLPSKVDEVIAIAALFQAVVAKLYKLLRQNMGFRLYRRMLIEENKWRAVRYGLDGKLLDLGKQAEVPVRDLILELLEFVDDVVDGLGSRAELDYVHTILKEGTSADRQIRIFNETNGDLHAVVDNLIAETVQGVMEPSAPVQHG
- a CDS encoding ATP-grasp domain-containing protein, with translation MKKVGVLVGRENTFPPALIERINMQSNETGVTAEYVTIGGVQMDAPCPYAVIIDRISHEIPFYRAYLKNAYLSGTIIVNNPFWWSADDKFFNYAMADKLGVAIPKTALLPQKEYMERITSQSLRNLQFPLDWQSIVDYVGLPAILKPHDGGGWRDVYRINSLDELIQVYDRTGQLCMTLQEFVKFDRYVRCYCIGKQHVLIMPYDPARPYPTQYLDITPEDYLEPDLHARIVRECRLLCEALGYDINTIEFAIRDGIPYAIDFMNPAPDADSFSVGPVNFEWMVSTVSQMLIRFAQTGRPHERTHSFRWQELLAERAETSPR
- a CDS encoding TldD/PmbA family protein, coding for MNLTPAEIAASVVERARRLGATAAEVLLRESVEFSASVRLGEVETVKEAASRGLGLRVLLDGRQASVSTSDLSPTALDELAETALALARATSVDDTAGIPDPSDLATETPDLDLYDAAILALSSDEKIRLALTAEEAARAYDARVVNFEGGGVDSGAGHTVLVNSLGFVGEYRSASLSLATVPVARDADGRLQRDYWYDTRRKVAALESPTSIGRRAAERAIRKLGARRVPTQRCPVVFAPEVAASLVGHIFGAVSGDAIFRKASFLVGKLGETIASPLVTVIDDGRLPQGLGSRPFDGEGVPTRQTVVIRAGTLESYLHNTYTARKLGERTTGNASRGLTGAPTVGANNMYLVAGPHPPEAILASVKNGFYVTELIGFGVNGVTGDYSRGAAGQWIQDGELAFPVEEVTIAGNLLTMLKQIEMVGNDLDFRGRMAAPTLKIGELMISGD